One region of Epilithonimonas zeae genomic DNA includes:
- the lptB gene encoding LPS export ABC transporter ATP-binding protein produces MILRGENLIKEYGPKKVVKGVSLEVQQGEIVGLLGPNGAGKTTSFYMIVGLVKPTFGNVFLDKQNITKDAMYKRAQNGIGYLAQEASVFRKLSVEDNILGVLQLTKLSKKEQQMKCDALIEEFHLEHVRKNRGDLLSGGERRRTEIARCLATSPNFILLDEPFAGVDPIAVEDIQKIVRSLVEKNIGILITDHNVQQTLAITNKTYIMFEGKILKEGLPEDLANDPDVRKAYLGENFRFEKF; encoded by the coding sequence ATGATTTTACGAGGAGAAAATTTGATCAAAGAATACGGACCGAAAAAGGTTGTGAAAGGCGTTTCATTGGAGGTTCAGCAGGGCGAAATCGTCGGACTTTTGGGACCAAACGGAGCCGGAAAAACGACGTCTTTTTATATGATTGTTGGATTGGTGAAACCTACTTTTGGCAATGTTTTTTTGGATAAACAAAATATCACTAAAGATGCGATGTATAAAAGGGCGCAGAATGGCATTGGTTATCTGGCGCAGGAAGCTTCGGTTTTCAGGAAGTTGTCTGTTGAAGATAATATTCTGGGCGTTTTGCAATTGACAAAGCTTTCTAAAAAAGAACAGCAAATGAAATGTGATGCGCTGATTGAGGAATTCCATTTGGAACACGTTCGTAAAAACCGTGGTGATTTGCTTTCCGGAGGTGAAAGACGTAGAACCGAAATCGCACGTTGTCTGGCGACAAGCCCGAATTTTATTCTTCTAGATGAACCTTTTGCAGGAGTTGACCCGATTGCTGTGGAAGATATTCAGAAAATCGTAAGGTCTCTTGTAGAGAAAAATATTGGGATTTTGATTACCGACCACAACGTTCAGCAGACTTTGGCGATTACGAACAAAACTTATATTATGTTCGAAGGGAAAATTCTGAAAGAAGGTCTGCCAGAGGATTTGGCGAATGACCCAGATGTTAGAAAGGCTTATCTTGGAGAGAATTTTAGGTTTGAGAAGTTTTAA
- a CDS encoding ABC transporter ATP-binding protein — MVFGTLALTFIGALFAQVNPIVLKYTVDEVTKLVGLSNPMQEGIHVLILISIILLGKELANIFIQFGQKFYGEKIRINVSSELAQAAIDKILTYRIAYYNDDRHESGKLQIRIDRGIESLTKLVQNFFIDILPLFSTAIIALIVMYMQNLYVGLVSTFVIPIYFYVTSRQAKKLGNVRRTLRNQREQKTSGLLNLINSIMVIKSFVREKFEGRKQYNLQMHLMESQLYTRRTSFIFDGLKTFIEQFGVVLIILLTVYLVLDQQMTIGAIMLHIMLFNNVSAPIRQLHRIYDDMNDAFIYAEGYFEILNDDDETEPNGTINNIPIQGNFEIKNVDFTYPNGMKALKNISLKIENGKTTALVGLSGAGKSTIINLLCKFYEPDSGEILLDGNNLNDFDNDYLRDDLGLVLQKNHIFKGSIEDNIRYGNLHATLEEIKEAATKAYLHEQILDLPDDYNHDATQLSGGQQQRIAIARLFLKNPPIIFLDEPTASLDAIATEQIKNSLDAIKKDRTVIIISHSLSQILDSDMIYVMKKGEVVENGTHEELYEKEGTYREIFDASARSLNLDRLVKTYKDE, encoded by the coding sequence ATGGTTTTTGGGACTTTAGCTTTGACTTTTATTGGTGCATTATTTGCACAAGTCAACCCGATTGTTTTGAAGTATACAGTGGATGAGGTAACGAAATTAGTTGGATTGTCAAATCCAATGCAGGAAGGCATTCACGTTTTGATTCTGATTTCAATTATACTTTTAGGAAAAGAACTAGCCAATATTTTCATTCAGTTTGGACAGAAATTTTATGGCGAAAAAATTAGAATTAACGTCAGTTCAGAATTGGCACAAGCGGCGATTGACAAAATCCTGACCTACAGAATTGCTTATTATAATGATGACCGACATGAATCCGGAAAACTCCAAATCCGTATCGACAGAGGAATTGAAAGCTTAACAAAACTCGTTCAGAATTTTTTCATTGATATTTTGCCCTTATTTTCAACTGCCATTATCGCTTTGATTGTGATGTATATGCAGAATCTCTACGTTGGTTTGGTTTCGACTTTTGTGATTCCTATCTATTTTTATGTGACTTCCAGACAAGCTAAAAAACTTGGAAACGTCAGGCGAACTTTGAGAAATCAACGCGAGCAAAAAACGTCGGGACTTTTGAATTTGATTAATTCCATAATGGTTATCAAGAGTTTTGTTCGTGAAAAATTTGAAGGGAGAAAACAGTACAATCTTCAGATGCATTTGATGGAAAGTCAGTTGTACACACGCCGAACGAGTTTTATTTTCGATGGTTTAAAAACTTTTATCGAGCAATTTGGTGTTGTTTTGATTATCCTTTTGACGGTTTATTTGGTTCTCGACCAGCAAATGACGATTGGTGCGATTATGCTTCATATTATGTTGTTCAACAACGTTTCTGCGCCTATTCGTCAGCTTCACAGGATTTATGATGATATGAATGATGCGTTCATCTATGCCGAAGGTTATTTTGAAATCCTAAATGACGACGACGAAACCGAACCAAACGGAACTATCAACAACATCCCAATCCAAGGTAATTTTGAAATCAAAAATGTCGATTTCACTTATCCGAACGGGATGAAAGCTTTGAAAAATATTTCTCTCAAAATCGAAAATGGAAAAACCACAGCTTTGGTTGGATTGAGTGGCGCAGGAAAATCCACGATTATCAATTTGCTTTGTAAATTTTATGAACCTGATTCGGGGGAAATTCTTTTGGATGGCAACAATCTGAATGATTTTGATAATGATTATCTGCGTGATGACCTCGGTTTGGTGCTTCAGAAAAATCACATTTTCAAAGGAAGTATTGAGGATAATATTCGTTACGGAAATCTTCACGCCACTTTAGAAGAAATCAAAGAAGCAGCAACAAAAGCTTATCTTCACGAGCAGATTTTGGATTTACCAGACGATTATAATCACGACGCCACACAACTTTCTGGAGGTCAGCAACAGAGAATCGCCATCGCCAGATTATTCCTGAAAAATCCACCAATTATTTTTCTTGATGAACCAACGGCGAGCCTGGATGCGATTGCAACAGAACAAATCAAAAATTCTTTGGATGCAATTAAAAAAGATAGAACTGTGATTATTATTTCGCATTCGTTATCACAAATTTTGGATTCTGATATGATTTATGTGATGAAGAAAGGCGAAGTGGTGGAAAACGGAACACACGAAGAATTGTACGAAAAAGAAGGAACTTATCGAGAAATTTTTGATGCTTCCGCCAGAAGTTTGAATCTTGACAGATTGGTAAAAACTTATAAAGATGAATAA
- a CDS encoding helix-turn-helix transcriptional regulator: MNEDHYIKKIDRVTSILTQLQTKSVVRAQDLADKFDVSIRTIYRDIKTLENAGIPVFGEAGSGYSLVDGYKLPPVMFTKEEVLSFITAEKLMQKFSHESLDSHYNSAMEKVKAVIRNSEKNMVQNIENQIDIYTHRPEKPDAIKNIIPTILESIAEKNQLKIHYQNVKDEASERIIEAVGIFYEVNYWYVMAFCTMRKDFRQFRVDRILKIEKTENQFLQNYGNINDYRKKSENKKVQIKLLVEKKIMPHLVNSKIYYGLTVEEETENGMLLTFETEWIDEGFPRWLITFLDYAQIIEPENLKVIMTNLIGNISKNLT; the protein is encoded by the coding sequence ATGAACGAAGACCATTACATAAAAAAAATCGACCGAGTCACATCGATTCTGACGCAACTTCAAACTAAATCCGTTGTCCGTGCACAGGATTTGGCGGATAAATTTGATGTGAGTATCAGGACGATTTACAGAGATATCAAGACATTGGAAAATGCAGGAATTCCGGTTTTTGGAGAAGCTGGTTCGGGTTATTCTTTGGTGGATGGCTACAAACTTCCACCCGTGATGTTTACGAAAGAAGAAGTTTTGAGCTTCATCACAGCAGAAAAACTGATGCAGAAATTTTCTCACGAAAGTCTCGATTCTCATTACAATTCTGCGATGGAAAAAGTGAAAGCAGTCATTCGAAATTCAGAGAAAAATATGGTTCAGAATATTGAAAATCAAATAGATATTTATACCCATCGACCAGAAAAACCAGATGCTATCAAGAATATTATTCCTACAATTTTGGAAAGCATCGCCGAAAAAAATCAGTTAAAAATCCACTATCAAAACGTCAAAGATGAAGCTAGCGAAAGAATCATAGAAGCGGTTGGAATTTTCTATGAAGTCAATTATTGGTATGTGATGGCATTTTGTACGATGCGAAAAGACTTCCGGCAATTCCGTGTAGATAGAATTTTAAAAATCGAGAAAACTGAAAATCAATTTTTGCAGAATTATGGGAATATCAATGATTACAGGAAAAAATCAGAAAACAAAAAAGTACAGATCAAACTTTTGGTTGAAAAGAAAATAATGCCTCATCTTGTGAATTCTAAAATTTATTACGGATTGACTGTCGAAGAAGAAACTGAAAACGGAATGCTTCTGACCTTCGAAACCGAATGGATTGATGAGGGTTTTCCTCGTTGGTTGATTACTTTTTTGGATTATGCTCAAATCATAGAACCTGAAAATCTGAAAGTGATTATGACTAATTTGATTGGTAATATTTCTAAGAATCTAACATAA
- a CDS encoding DinB family protein has protein sequence MNANAKVLDSQQLLIHWQGHRNLTRRVIEAFPEKDLFEFSIGGMRPFAKLALELLAIGGPALKSIVGQTIDAFNEEAFQPSTKAEILVKWDEETETINEYFSQISEERFQEMFNLFGQYEFPIYQNILYFVDNEIHHRGQGYVYLRALGIEPPFFWERER, from the coding sequence ATGAACGCAAACGCAAAAGTCTTGGACTCACAACAACTTTTAATCCATTGGCAAGGACACAGAAATCTTACTAGAAGGGTAATTGAAGCTTTTCCAGAGAAAGATTTATTTGAGTTTTCAATTGGCGGAATGAGACCTTTCGCAAAATTAGCTTTGGAATTATTGGCAATCGGCGGGCCGGCGCTTAAAAGTATCGTTGGTCAAACTATCGATGCTTTCAACGAAGAAGCTTTCCAACCAAGTACCAAAGCCGAAATCCTAGTTAAATGGGACGAAGAAACGGAAACAATCAACGAATATTTTTCTCAGATTTCAGAAGAACGTTTTCAGGAGATGTTTAATCTTTTCGGACAATACGAATTTCCAATCTACCAGAATATTCTTTATTTTGTTGATAATGAGATTCATCACCGAGGTCAAGGTTACGTTTATCTGAGAGCCTTGGGAATTGAACCGCCGTTTTTCTGGGAAAGAGAAAGGTAA